CGCTGAACACGCCCCGCGCCTGGCCCACCCCCGGCAACCGCCGGGCCGCCGCCGTCCACAAGGCGCTGTACGAGGTCTGCGACCGGATCATCGCCGAGCGCCGGGAGTCCGGCCGTGCCCCCGGTGACGGACAGGACCTCCTCACGCTCCTCGCCGAGACGGAGAGCACCGAGCACGGAAGTTTCAGCGCCGCCGAACTGCGTGAGCAGGTCCTCGTCTTCCTCGTCGCGGGCCACGAGACGACCGCGACGTCCCTCGGCTTCGCCCTCCACCTCCTCGCCCGTCACCCGGAGGCCCAGAAGCGGGCGCACGAGGAGGTCGACCGGGTCCTCGCCGGCCGCACCCCCGGCGCTGCCGACCTGGACTCCCTGCCGTACGTCACGCAGGTCCTCAAGGAGGCCATGCGGCTCTTCCCGGCCGCGGCCGTCATCGGCCGCCGCGCCGTCGCCGCCACCGAGATCGACGGCATCGCCATCCCGGCCGGCGCGGACGTCATCGTCGCCCCCTGGGTCACCCACCGCCACCCGGCCTACTGGGAGGACCCGGAGCGCTTCGACCCCGACCGCTTCACGCCCGAGGCGGAGGCCGCCCGTCCCCGGTACGCCTGGTTCCCCTTCGGCGGCGGACCCCGCGCCTGCATCGGCCAGCACTTCTCGATGCTGGAGTCGGTGGTCGCCCTGGCGATGCTCCTCCAGAAGTACGCGTTCGAGGCCGTCGACGCCGAGGTCCCGGTCGCGGCCGCGATCACGCTCCAGGCGGCGGGTCCGGCCCGCTGCCGGCTCCGCCCCCGTACCACCTGAGCAGCCCGCGGCCCCCGGACACCGTCACCCGACGGCGTACGGGGGCTACGGCCCACGTCGGCCCGGCCGCCTCAGACGAGCTGCGCCTCGATCGCGGAGACGACCTCCGCGGCGTCCGGCTCGGTGCGCGGACGGAAGCGGGTGACCCCGCCGTCCTTGCCGACGAGGAACTTCTCGAAGTTCCACTGGACGTCCCCGGCCTCGCCCTCGGCGTCCGCGACCTTGGTCAGCTCCGTGTAGAGCGGGTGGCGGCCGTCGCCGTTGACGTCGGTCTTCTCCAGGAGCGGGAAGGACACCCCGTACGTCGCCGAGCAGAAGGTCTGGATCTCGTCCGCGCTGCCCGGCTCCTGGCCCGCGAACTGGTTGCAGGGCACCCCGAGCACGGTGAAGCCGCGCTCCCCGTACGCCTTCTGCAGCCGCTCGAGACCCGCGTACTGCGGGGTCAGACCGCACTTCGAGGCCACGTTCACGACGAGGACCGCGTGGTCCCGGTAGTCGGCGAGGGAGACGGACTCCCCGGTCAGGGTCTTCAGGGGGATGTCGTACAGGCTCATGGACCGCTCCTGGTCGAAATGGGGTTTGATCTCTCCATGGGTGACGAACGACTGGCGATCGCGATCGATTCCGCACCGGAGGACGAGCCCCACCGAGTGTGCTGCCGCCTCTGCGGCCGCCCGCTGACCGGAGCCGACTCCCGCCGCACGGGCCTCGGCCCGACCTGCGACGCCAAACTCCACCCGCCGGGCCCCGACATCCGCTCCCGTCGCCACGAGGTCGTCCAGGACACCCTCCCGGGCATCGACGACGCACCGTAGCCCCGGGACCCCGGGACCCCGGGGGACGCTATCAGGCGCCAAATCGATCGCCCAGGGAAATTCGGTTCGGCACAGTGATCGTCGATGAGAGCGAAACCCGAGCCACCGGAGTCCTGACATGTCGACACTGCGCGTCACCGCCGAAGTCCTGACCGTCCACCCCCACCCCAACGCCGACGCCCTGGAACTCGCCCAGGTCGGCCTCTACCGGGCCGTCGTCGCCAAGGGCGCCTACCGGACCGGCGACACGGCCCTCTACATACCGGAGCAGGCGATCCTGCCCGCCGCCCTCGTCGACGAGCTCGGACTGACCGGCCGCCTGGCCGGGAAACAGTCCGACCGCGTCAAGGCCGTACGGCTGCGCGGCGAGCTGTCGCAGGGCATCGTGTGCCGCCCCGGCGCGCTCGCGGACGCCGACCTGGACCGGGCCGCGGCCGAGGGGACCGACTTCGCGGAGACGCTCGGCATCACCAAATGGGTCCCGCCGGTCCCGACCACCATGAACGGCGACGTCGAGTCCGCCCCCGACCTGTTGCCCTGGGTCGACATCGAGAACCTCCAGCGCTACCCGGACGTCTTCGAGCCCGGCGAGCCCGTCGTCCTGACGGAGAAGCTCCACGGCACGGCCTGCCTGCTGACCTGGCACGCCGAGGACGGGCGCGTCCAGGTCTCCTCCAAGGGGTACGGGGCGAAGGGCCTCGCCCTCCAGGAGGACCCGCGCAACCTGTACTGGCGCGCCGTCCACGCGCACGGGCTGCCCGCCGTCGCCGAGCGGCTCGCCGCGCGCCTCGGCGCCCGCCGCGTCGGGTTCTTCGGCGAGGTCTACGGAGCCGGGGTCCAGGACCTCGCGTACGGCGCCGACGGCCGCTCCGGGACCGTCGGCTATGCGCTGTTCGACGTCTCGGCCGAGATCGACGGCCAGGTCCACTGGCTGACCCCGGCCGAGGTCCTCGCACCCGGCGAGGTG
The sequence above is a segment of the Streptomyces sp. NBC_01255 genome. Coding sequences within it:
- a CDS encoding cytochrome P450, which gives rise to MATTTRAEAPDLAGLPLLGSLFDLKNDSLGTFLRAQREHGDVVRITAGPPGIRATVYGVFSAEGAQQVLAGESANFRKDNAFYQEVRESFGNGLLTSQDEDYLRQRRLVQPLFTKRRVDGYAEAIAAEVTALTDEWHEDGAFTVDVLKEMTRLALRAVARILFGTDVDAAVEIVERCFPEVGAYVLRRGFSPLNTPRAWPTPGNRRAAAVHKALYEVCDRIIAERRESGRAPGDGQDLLTLLAETESTEHGSFSAAELREQVLVFLVAGHETTATSLGFALHLLARHPEAQKRAHEEVDRVLAGRTPGAADLDSLPYVTQVLKEAMRLFPAAAVIGRRAVAATEIDGIAIPAGADVIVAPWVTHRHPAYWEDPERFDPDRFTPEAEAARPRYAWFPFGGGPRACIGQHFSMLESVVALAMLLQKYAFEAVDAEVPVAAAITLQAAGPARCRLRPRTT
- a CDS encoding glutathione peroxidase, which codes for MSLYDIPLKTLTGESVSLADYRDHAVLVVNVASKCGLTPQYAGLERLQKAYGERGFTVLGVPCNQFAGQEPGSADEIQTFCSATYGVSFPLLEKTDVNGDGRHPLYTELTKVADAEGEAGDVQWNFEKFLVGKDGGVTRFRPRTEPDAAEVVSAIEAQLV
- a CDS encoding RNA ligase (ATP); protein product: MSTLRVTAEVLTVHPHPNADALELAQVGLYRAVVAKGAYRTGDTALYIPEQAILPAALVDELGLTGRLAGKQSDRVKAVRLRGELSQGIVCRPGALADADLDRAAAEGTDFAETLGITKWVPPVPTTMNGDVESAPDLLPWVDIENLQRYPDVFEPGEPVVLTEKLHGTACLLTWHAEDGRVQVSSKGYGAKGLALQEDPRNLYWRAVHAHGLPAVAERLAARLGARRVGFFGEVYGAGVQDLAYGADGRSGTVGYALFDVSAEIDGQVHWLTPAEVLAPGEVPLVPCLYSGPYDLDTVLAHASGRETVSGRETHLREGVVIRPATERYSPVVGGRAIAKAVSPAYLTRKGGTEFE
- a CDS encoding DUF6011 domain-containing protein, coding for MGDERLAIAIDSAPEDEPHRVCCRLCGRPLTGADSRRTGLGPTCDAKLHPPGPDIRSRRHEVVQDTLPGIDDAP